ACTACGACGGCCGCATCAGCGACCTCAAGGTCGTGGACTCCAGCGTGGACGAAATTCTCTCGCTGCTGTGCCAGAAGGCCATCCTCGACCCCTCGCCCTACGCCAAATGGCCCAGTGACATGCGCCGCAAGGTGGACGCCGATTACCGGGAAGTGCGGTTCACGTTTTACTACAACTAGAATCACTTGAACAATTCCCGCCGCATTCAGTCAATTTAGGACAAGCTAATGGAACTGCTCGTTTATTTGCTGCTCATCACCACCTCCGTCACCGGTCTGGGATTCGTCATCGAACGCGGCCTCGCGCTCCGCTGGCGCAAGGTGATCCCCCCGGAAATTGAATCCGCGGTGGATTCCTGTCAGACCCGCAATGACGTGCCGATGCTGCGCCGCGTCTGTGAACAGCACGCCTCCCCCATCGCCCGCCTGCTGAAAATCGCCGCGGACCACCTCGACCAGCCCAAGGCCGACAACGTGGACGCCGTGCAAACCCGCGCGCGCCACGAAATCGTGAAGCTCGAACGCGGGCTGGTCGTGCTGGAAATCATTGTCGGCATCGCGCCGCTCATCGGCCTCGTCGGCACCATCGCCGGCATGATGACGCTCTTCGGCGACCTGGGGCAGACCGGCCTGAACGACGTGGCCAAGCTCGCCGGCGGCATCGGGCTCATCCTGCGCGCCACGCTGTTCGGCCTGCTCATCGCCATCCCCGCGCTCATCGCCTGGAGCTACTTCAACAAGAAGGTGGAAGTGCTCGGCGTCGAAATGGAACGGCTCTGCGAGGAATTTGTGCGCCGCCTCTACCGCGAAGAAAAGCAATAACCGGCCATGCGTTTTCCCATCCGCAAACGCCGTCAAACCCCGGCGGTCATCATCGTCGCCCTGATCGACGTGCTGATCGTGATGCTCATCTTCCTGCTCGTCACCACCTCGTTCAAACAGCAGCCGGCACTGCGCCTCGCCCTGCCCGAATCCTCCGCCGCCGCCAAGTCCGGCGCCAACGACGAACCGCCATTGATCGTGAGCATTGACGCCAGCGGCACCCTGCGCCTGGGACCCGACGCCCGGGCCGTCACCCGCGACCGGCTGAAGGAAGAATTGCTCGCCGAAGCCACCAAAAATCCCGCCGTCAAACTCGCCATCAACGCCGACAAGGCGGCCCCGTTTGGCCAGATCGTGATGGTGATGGACGCCGCCAAAGCCGCCGGCATCAAAGGCGTCAACGCCTTCACCAAGCAGGCCGCCAAATAACCGCCCCGCCTGCGCGGGAGGGAGAGGGCTGGGGTGAGGTAGGGTCAGCCATGAACTAGGCCAAACAAATATCTTGCCGCCCGCCAAAAGTCAGCCTTCAATTCCATTATGCACGAGCGAACTAGGCCAAATCGCCCCGCGCTAGACCTTACCCGCGTTTGGCCGAATACATGTTAGGCGTATCGGGCACATCACACAAAAATATGACCACAACAACAGCCAAGAGATTCGGGATTCTGTTTTATAGCATCGCCACAGTTCTAGTTTTACTCGGTGTCGCACTGAATATTTCCGGTTCTGTGCGCACCGGCACTTTGCTTATCGGCATGAGCATAGTCTTGGCGTGCAGCACGGCAGTCAGACTCGGACATTTGAAGAGATGGTAGTCATGGATGATACGCCTAACAAGTCGCCGGAGCCAACCGCCGTTGGCGCTGTCAGTTCCGCTATCGCGGTTCACGTCACGAGTCGGCGGTGGCTCAGCTTTTTTCGTTAGGCCGCTACACACGTCATGACATCTGGACGCCACAACGACTACTACTGGATTCAGTGGCAGA
The window above is part of the Verrucomicrobiia bacterium genome. Proteins encoded here:
- a CDS encoding MotA/TolQ/ExbB proton channel family protein, with protein sequence MELLVYLLLITTSVTGLGFVIERGLALRWRKVIPPEIESAVDSCQTRNDVPMLRRVCEQHASPIARLLKIAADHLDQPKADNVDAVQTRARHEIVKLERGLVVLEIIVGIAPLIGLVGTIAGMMTLFGDLGQTGLNDVAKLAGGIGLILRATLFGLLIAIPALIAWSYFNKKVEVLGVEMERLCEEFVRRLYREEKQ
- a CDS encoding biopolymer transporter ExbD; translation: MRFPIRKRRQTPAVIIVALIDVLIVMLIFLLVTTSFKQQPALRLALPESSAAAKSGANDEPPLIVSIDASGTLRLGPDARAVTRDRLKEELLAEATKNPAVKLAINADKAAPFGQIVMVMDAAKAAGIKGVNAFTKQAAK